In a genomic window of Deltaproteobacteria bacterium:
- a CDS encoding type II toxin-antitoxin system HicA family toxin produces the protein MTKKSKIPLPLTGGCQCGNVRYQICESPITLYVCHCTECQRQSSAGFSRQFKHSRKPGKVTVPGKLSDDLPPGTLKSILRQAGLES, from the coding sequence ATGACAAAGAAATCAAAGATTCCACTGCCTTTAACTGGCGGCTGCCAATGCGGCAACGTTCGTTATCAAATATGCGAGTCGCCAATTACTCTATACGTATGCCACTGTACAGAATGCCAACGGCAATCTTCCGCAGGATTCAGCAGGCAATTCAAACATTCCCGCAAACCAGGCAAGGTGACTGTCCCCGGTAAACTGTCCGACGATTTGCCGCCGGGCACACTCAAGAGCATCCTTCGCCAAGCTGGATTGGAGAGCTAA